From the genome of Acidobacteriota bacterium:
TGCTGCGGTCGATCCCGCTGCTCGATCAGGCGGCCATCGACGCGGTCCGGCAGTGGGTTTACGAGCCCATGATCATCAACGGCCGGCCCCGGCCGGTCGTCTTCACCGTGACCGTCCGGTTCCAGCTTAAGTAGCTCCGGCAA
Proteins encoded in this window:
- a CDS encoding TonB family protein; this translates as MLDQAAIDAVRQWVYEPMIINGRPRPVVFTVTVRFQLK